A window of the Pseudoalteromonas sp. A25 genome harbors these coding sequences:
- a CDS encoding cyclic peptide export ABC transporter yields the protein MSITKQLLKDAKSNIAFAMLASMLSASAGIAIIAGINHVLEQGISNLSGAIGLYIGLLAILLASSVWSQVLLVNIGYNMVFKLRKNLVNRILNTSIERQEQLGSTDIYNILTRDVTMLSNATRQLPVAMYNVFLVLAGFVYLLWLSPLLFALVCVVVAFGIWTDAKLTNSLQHMLTKVRRLDDTLFQHYEAVVEGRNELALNQKRRQVLFDEQFLPTAQESREQASKAEVIWAINLNWTTLLIFFIIGVIFFAGLKLESVGQDVVVAYILAIMFLRTPLSMILDSIPTVIKGNVALQAINRLALNEDDSPVDTTQSPSIDFKSLQLKQVQYQYPTNKGEAGFMLGPINFEVYKGELIFLIGGNGSGKSTLAKLLTGLYQQSAGQLLLNGTQINDSNRSQLRNCFSAIFPNFFLFSDVVDTQGSSQDDEKIAHYLKRLAIDNKVSVKQGKLSTTALSQGQRKRLALVLLYMENRQVLLLDEWAADQDPVFREVFYREILPQLQRDGKTVIAISHDDHYFDVADRIYKLDYGQLTPFDAHKQRLFSAS from the coding sequence ATGAGTATTACTAAACAACTTCTTAAAGACGCAAAGTCTAATATCGCCTTTGCCATGCTCGCCAGCATGCTAAGCGCTTCTGCTGGTATTGCCATTATTGCGGGAATTAACCATGTCCTTGAGCAAGGTATATCAAACCTTTCAGGTGCAATCGGTTTATATATCGGGTTACTGGCCATATTACTTGCCAGTAGTGTTTGGTCTCAAGTGCTGTTGGTTAATATTGGCTATAACATGGTGTTTAAACTGCGCAAAAACTTGGTAAATCGCATTTTAAATACGTCTATTGAACGTCAAGAACAGCTGGGCAGTACCGACATATACAACATTTTGACACGTGATGTCACTATGCTCTCAAATGCCACTCGTCAGTTACCTGTTGCAATGTATAACGTCTTTTTAGTGTTAGCTGGCTTCGTTTATCTGCTTTGGCTTTCACCGTTGTTGTTTGCGCTGGTATGTGTTGTCGTGGCTTTTGGTATATGGACGGATGCCAAACTAACAAACTCTTTGCAACACATGCTAACTAAGGTGCGACGCTTAGACGATACACTCTTTCAACATTATGAAGCCGTGGTTGAGGGCAGAAACGAATTAGCACTTAACCAAAAACGTCGCCAAGTTTTATTTGACGAGCAATTTTTACCAACAGCCCAAGAATCTCGCGAACAAGCTTCAAAAGCAGAGGTAATTTGGGCGATTAACTTAAATTGGACCACTCTGCTTATCTTTTTCATCATTGGCGTGATCTTTTTTGCCGGTCTTAAACTTGAGTCCGTGGGCCAAGATGTCGTCGTCGCTTACATACTCGCAATCATGTTCTTACGTACGCCTTTATCTATGATCCTCGATAGTATCCCTACGGTTATAAAAGGTAATGTTGCTTTGCAGGCCATCAATCGTTTAGCACTCAATGAAGATGACTCACCTGTCGATACAACACAATCGCCCTCCATTGATTTTAAGTCTTTACAGCTAAAACAAGTGCAATATCAATACCCCACAAATAAAGGCGAGGCAGGGTTTATGCTTGGACCTATCAACTTTGAAGTATATAAAGGAGAGCTCATCTTTTTAATTGGCGGTAATGGCAGCGGTAAATCAACACTTGCTAAGCTATTAACGGGCCTTTATCAACAAAGCGCCGGGCAACTGTTACTCAACGGTACACAGATTAACGACAGTAACAGGTCGCAGTTAAGAAATTGCTTTTCAGCTATTTTCCCTAACTTTTTCTTATTTAGCGATGTTGTTGATACTCAGGGAAGTAGCCAAGACGATGAAAAAATTGCACATTACCTCAAACGTTTAGCGATAGACAATAAAGTGTCGGTCAAGCAAGGTAAGCTTTCAACAACGGCCTTATCTCAAGGTCAAAGAAAACGCTTAGCATTAGTGCTGCTTTATATGGAAAACCGTCAAGTCTTGTTACTAGATGAATGGGCTGCCGATCAAGACCCGGTATTTAGAGAAGTGTTCTATCGAGAAATACTCCCTCAGTTACAGCGTGATGGTAAAACCGTGATAGCCATCAGCCACGATGATCATTACTTTGATGTGGCAGATAGAATATACAAGCTTGATTATGGGCAATTAACTCCCTTTGATGCTCACAAGCAGCGTTTATTTTCAGCAAGTTAA
- a CDS encoding non-ribosomal peptide synthetase yields MSTWHNTTHDLGLPLSRQQQLIAHDNSNTLRCYWFEFANDMTAELLKQQLNNLMQSHQALATSVAKPQGFDILRQQVQAPRLHFVVRDHQELACTNDETTAHKKTKMEQQAQLEYAQLNPHLLVWCWPHQSGMSVQLVASALLFDHYSAYHLYQTLNANIQLDETIQYPEYIEWLTELVADEDAQIGKQYWQALSLPELPDAELIDKTPALNQLQAQTNVVSSAISPQLQMQLNQLASQLQCDSASIVVNVWASILGKLADQNELKLDYYHDSRLDYEEFSHAFGLFTQPLVVPFYELNNADLEGATQGFSQLFAEIKDYQEYIVTQPNLANTRSHAGFYYHQQNSLAEMQTAQAIANNPLLLEYHCVEQGAGKFSLFYCSQHYSQGAMTRALKHFEQLLAAALAQPKKKFSQLNALLADEQSGRFICQKNKLALVDKQDELQVNSNITLVTLFREQAQKHPTQIAIQDGTHTLTYAELDTLSDQYAANLQAHGASADSIVALCLPRGHELLVTLLAVMKSGAAYLPLDPEQPVVRLQQIIDDANPVIVVGELTQLSAAHTMSLHELKQQSNSLCSVDILPHHLAYVLYTSGSTGTPKGVMVEHQQISHYSQAITQQLALPAHSDYGLISTLVADLGNTMLFPAWLTASCIHILGKNEASDGLALAKYCKNINHSHQPLDCLKIVPSHLEALLASGEDVLPSQVLVLGGEAIQPSLIERLTSLAVQCRIYNHYGPTETTVGVLIGKVNLEHAQSQLCTTIGDTEIHLLDEQLRPAISGQSADLYISGKNVTRGYLNDAHRTAQAYIKQPNTDKKLYKTGDLAFADANGAIHILGRSDQQIKIRGFRLDPSEVQALLLQQDEVATATLQAFGEGENKQLHAFVTMQKGHQLNESKMKALLAKQLPNYMVPAHIYAINELPLNANGKIDQAQLRALAKAQQSQVIVAAKNDTEQGVLAIWQSVLQQENICVTADFFDIGGHSLAAIKVVAKIRKEMHIDLPTDLLFKHQSIVAIAAYINEQHSTTKTERLIALNSKAKTLDTAAQPIMVLMHSTAGHFNYHKQFISNLGNATPLFGLTPNYELINAGHHHNHTAITDDYIEQLLALKSHPMILIGWSLGGKQMMLMAKRMQALGFNLNAVSVIDFDLTQRLDMADSTEQLIGDFHHYLEAENIAISDDITSQCTQNLSGDYESAMTQLLNNPLLQEQMLDDIDPNTLQQRFMLRWHSKHILYQAQMTKLDLPIWLWHGSGYQSSPQVWQQYSSQPLWSSYIDADHYGILNTPTLAEALLSNIDNLYNVVSA; encoded by the coding sequence ATGAGCACTTGGCATAACACAACACATGATTTAGGCTTGCCGCTTTCTCGCCAACAGCAATTAATCGCCCACGATAACAGCAACACATTACGTTGTTATTGGTTTGAGTTTGCGAACGATATGACAGCCGAACTCTTAAAGCAACAGTTGAATAATTTGATGCAGTCACACCAAGCATTGGCAACATCTGTCGCAAAACCACAAGGGTTCGATATTCTTAGACAGCAAGTGCAAGCACCCAGATTGCACTTTGTAGTCAGAGATCATCAAGAGTTAGCTTGTACTAACGATGAAACCACAGCGCACAAAAAAACTAAAATGGAGCAACAAGCCCAGTTAGAATATGCGCAATTAAACCCACACCTATTGGTGTGGTGCTGGCCTCACCAATCGGGTATGAGCGTGCAATTGGTGGCATCGGCGTTATTGTTTGACCATTATAGTGCTTATCACTTATATCAAACGCTCAACGCAAATATTCAGTTGGACGAAACGATTCAATACCCTGAATATATTGAATGGCTAACTGAATTAGTGGCTGATGAAGATGCCCAAATTGGTAAACAATACTGGCAAGCGCTGTCGTTACCTGAGTTGCCTGACGCTGAGTTAATCGACAAAACGCCAGCTCTAAACCAGCTACAAGCGCAAACTAACGTGGTGTCTAGCGCTATCTCGCCACAATTACAAATGCAGCTCAACCAGCTTGCTTCACAACTACAGTGTGACAGCGCCAGTATAGTTGTTAATGTATGGGCGAGTATTCTTGGCAAGCTGGCGGACCAAAATGAGCTAAAACTCGATTACTATCACGATAGTCGCCTCGATTACGAAGAGTTCAGCCACGCTTTTGGCTTGTTCACTCAGCCACTGGTTGTGCCGTTTTATGAGCTTAACAATGCAGATCTTGAGGGCGCAACACAAGGTTTTAGTCAGCTATTTGCAGAAATAAAAGACTACCAAGAGTACATTGTAACCCAGCCAAATTTAGCCAATACTCGCTCCCATGCTGGGTTTTACTACCACCAGCAAAACAGTCTGGCTGAAATGCAAACTGCTCAGGCTATTGCAAACAATCCCTTATTACTGGAGTATCACTGTGTAGAGCAAGGTGCAGGAAAATTCTCCCTTTTCTATTGCAGCCAGCATTACAGCCAAGGTGCGATGACGCGAGCGCTTAAGCACTTTGAGCAGCTTTTAGCCGCCGCACTGGCACAACCTAAAAAGAAGTTTAGTCAACTCAATGCTTTGTTAGCCGACGAGCAATCTGGTCGTTTTATTTGTCAAAAAAATAAGCTGGCACTGGTTGATAAACAAGATGAGTTGCAGGTAAATAGCAATATAACCCTCGTTACGTTGTTTCGTGAACAAGCACAAAAACATCCCACACAAATAGCAATTCAAGATGGTACTCATACGCTGACTTACGCAGAGCTAGATACTTTGAGTGATCAGTATGCAGCAAACTTACAAGCACATGGTGCCTCAGCCGACAGCATCGTCGCGTTATGCCTACCTCGAGGCCATGAGCTATTGGTAACCCTATTGGCGGTAATGAAATCAGGGGCAGCCTATTTGCCGTTAGACCCAGAGCAGCCAGTAGTAAGATTGCAGCAAATTATTGATGATGCAAACCCTGTCATCGTCGTCGGTGAGTTAACACAACTGAGCGCAGCACACACGATGTCACTGCATGAATTAAAGCAGCAATCCAACTCGCTTTGCTCTGTGGATATTTTACCCCACCACCTTGCCTATGTTTTATATACTTCTGGCTCTACGGGTACACCTAAAGGCGTTATGGTAGAGCATCAACAGATCAGCCATTACAGCCAAGCCATTACACAACAACTGGCTTTGCCAGCGCACAGTGACTATGGCTTAATTTCAACCTTAGTGGCCGACTTGGGCAATACCATGTTGTTTCCAGCTTGGCTAACCGCAAGCTGTATACATATACTCGGTAAAAATGAAGCCAGCGATGGCCTTGCACTGGCAAAGTATTGTAAAAACATCAACCATAGCCACCAGCCACTCGATTGTTTAAAAATTGTTCCCTCCCATTTGGAAGCATTACTCGCTAGTGGCGAAGATGTTTTACCCTCACAAGTACTGGTGCTCGGTGGTGAAGCCATTCAACCGAGTTTGATAGAGCGGTTAACCTCACTTGCCGTGCAGTGCCGTATTTACAATCACTATGGACCAACAGAAACAACCGTTGGTGTACTCATCGGCAAAGTTAACCTAGAGCACGCGCAAAGCCAACTTTGTACCACCATTGGCGATACTGAAATACACTTACTTGATGAGCAGTTACGCCCAGCTATTAGTGGCCAAAGCGCGGATTTATATATCTCAGGCAAAAACGTTACACGCGGCTATTTGAACGATGCACACAGAACTGCGCAAGCATACATAAAGCAACCAAATACTGATAAAAAGCTATATAAAACAGGCGATTTGGCCTTTGCTGATGCCAATGGCGCAATTCATATTTTGGGACGCAGCGATCAACAAATTAAGATTCGCGGTTTCCGTTTGGATCCATCAGAAGTTCAAGCACTGTTGCTACAACAAGATGAAGTTGCCACAGCCACATTGCAAGCCTTTGGCGAAGGCGAAAATAAGCAATTGCACGCCTTTGTTACTATGCAAAAAGGTCATCAACTTAATGAGTCAAAAATGAAAGCGCTACTGGCTAAGCAGTTGCCAAATTACATGGTGCCCGCCCATATCTATGCCATCAATGAGTTACCACTTAATGCCAACGGTAAGATAGATCAAGCACAGTTGCGAGCACTCGCAAAAGCGCAGCAGAGCCAAGTGATTGTTGCAGCCAAAAATGATACCGAACAAGGCGTATTAGCAATCTGGCAAAGCGTGCTCCAGCAAGAAAACATCTGTGTTACAGCCGATTTCTTTGATATTGGCGGTCACTCATTAGCGGCAATCAAAGTGGTTGCCAAGATCCGCAAAGAAATGCACATAGACTTGCCAACAGATTTACTGTTTAAGCATCAATCTATCGTCGCCATTGCCGCTTATATTAATGAGCAACACTCGACAACAAAAACTGAACGCTTAATTGCACTCAATAGCAAGGCCAAAACGCTTGATACTGCAGCACAACCCATAATGGTCTTAATGCATTCAACCGCGGGGCATTTTAATTACCATAAGCAGTTTATAAGCAACTTAGGTAATGCAACACCGCTGTTTGGATTAACGCCAAACTACGAGTTGATCAACGCAGGTCACCATCACAATCACACTGCCATCACTGATGATTACATCGAACAACTACTCGCGCTCAAATCACACCCTATGATACTGATTGGCTGGAGCCTCGGTGGAAAACAAATGATGCTAATGGCAAAAAGAATGCAAGCTTTAGGCTTTAACCTCAATGCCGTTAGTGTGATTGACTTTGACCTGACTCAGCGACTTGACATGGCCGATAGCACTGAGCAATTGATTGGTGATTTTCATCATTACTTAGAAGCTGAAAATATAGCGATAAGTGATGACATTACTTCTCAGTGCACACAAAACCTAAGCGGTGACTATGAGAGCGCAATGACACAGCTGCTGAATAACCCTTTACTGCAAGAACAAATGCTTGATGACATAGACCCCAATACATTGCAGCAACGCTTTATGCTGCGCTGGCATAGTAAACATATTCTCTATCAGGCCCAAATGACCAAGTTAGATTTACCTATTTGGCTATGGCATGGCAGCGGCTATCAATCTAGTCCGCAGGTATGGCAACAATACAGCTCGCAACCTCTGTGGAGCAGTTATATCGATGCCGATCACTATGGCATTTTAAATACGCCAACTTTGGCCGAGGCGCTATTGAGCAATATTGACAATTTATATAACGTGGTGAGTGCATAA